ACGTGCCAGCACTTTCTCCAAATACCTCGGTGTACCATTGGTACTCTGCAACAAATCACGTGAAAAAGCCAATGAAGTGGCATCTATGCAAATCATTGGTGATGTAGAAGGTAAAAATGTGGTGTTGATTGACGACATCGTAGATACAGCAGGAACAATCACGAAAGCTGCTAATATCATGATGGAAGCTGGTGCTAAGTCCGTACGTGCCATCGCCAGCCATTGTGTTATGTCTGACCCGGCTTCTTTCCGTGTGCAAGAGTCTGCCCTGACAGAAATGGTATTTACAGACAGCATCCCTTATGCTAAGAAGTGCCCGAAAGTAAAACAGTTGAGCATCGCTGATATGTTTGCTGAAACAATTAAACGAGTGATGAATAACGAATCTATCAGTTCACAATATATCATTTAATAGCTGACAGGTGATAAATAATAATTGATAGTTGAAGTTATTACTTTCAACAGGAAATTATAAAATGGATAATGACTGCTTTTGGTTATTATCCATTTTTTTTTGTACCATACCTTTATCATCACTTCATTACCTGACGCATATATACAAAAAATAGGCCACGCAGTGCGCAGCCCATTATATTTATCATCTATCATTTATTATTGGAGTCTTCCGAATTTATAGGTTCCTTTTTTAATCACTTTTCCATCTTTATCTGTTTCTACAAAAGGACCATCCTTCTTTCCTTGTTTGAAAAAGCCATCGAAGCGATTACCATCTTTGTCGATTTGTACACCTTGCCCCTCTTCCAATCCATCAACAAACCCACCTTTATATTGCATACCAGCAACAGTTTTCAGAGTACCCTGTCCATTGGGACGGTTATCTTTCCAGTCACCGTCATAAACATCGCCATTGCTCCATTTATAAACTCCTTTACCGTCGCGTTTATTGTTTTTCCAGCTTCCTTCATACACAGCACCATTCGCCCAGGTAAAAGTACCTTTTCCGTCTTGCATGCCGTTCTTAAAATTACCTACATATTTATCACCGTTAGCATGATAATAAACTCCCGGACCAGTGCGCTCCCCTAAAAGATATGATCCTTCATAACGGTCACCCGTGTGAAAGTAATAAGTACCTTTTCCATGTTGAATATCATCCGCCCAGTCACCATCATATTTATCTCCATTGGTATACTCAAATACTCCTTTTCCGTGACGAACATCATCCTTCCAATCTCCATCGTATTTAGAGCTATCATCCCAGTTCATGGTACCTTTGCCATTCTTTTTATCATTTTTCCAGTGACCGGTATATTTGGCACCGTTTGCCCAAGTATATGCCCCTTCGCCTTCGCGCTTATCATTCACCCAATGACCTACATACAAATCACCATTATGATAATACATAGTACCTTCACCATGCTGATAATCCTGATACCACATTCCGTCGTAACGGTTGTTATTCATAAAATAATAGATACCTTTTCCGTGCTGCTGGTCCTGAAACCATTGTCCTTCGTACTTTTCTCCGTCAGGAAACATATAAATTCCATATCCTTCACGTTTCCCCTTCACATATTCACCTTCAAAGACATCGCCGTTTTTAAAAACCGTTTTTCCTTTTCCGTTCGGTTTTCGGCTTTTCATTTCTCCCGTATAGACACTGCCATCCTTAAAAGTATAGTTGCCAATCTTTATTTCAGTAGAAAATGTATCTTTAATTTTTCCGAAAAATCCGCCTTTCTTTCCTTCATTTTCTTGTGCCATTACTCCCTCTTGTGAGAGGAGAGCCAATAAAAGTGTAGTATATAGATATTTCCTCATTGGTTTTAGTCGTTACTCATTTTAGAATTACAATTTGGACAAAGATACAATTTCTATCCCAAACAGCCCACTTTCGGAAAGCAATTTATGACAACTTTTTACCTGCAATGACCTCTTTTAATGTCTCTTTGCACAAATAGCGTTGTGCCAAATCTTGTATTTCTGCAGGAGTAACCTCGTTTACAGCCAGCAGAGAACGTGAAAAGTAGTCATCATTCAGACCGGAAGTAGCAATAAAGATCCATGCATCCGATAGTGAAAAAGGAGACTCATAACTACGGCACATTTCGCCCAACATATAATTGCGTACGATCATCAGTTCTTCCATCGACACTGGCTCCTGATGCAGACGGTCTATTTCATGATATACTTCCTGTATCAACGGTTTCACATATTCATTATCCGTTTCTGTCGATATAGCCAGCAATCCGCTATCCGGATAAAACATGATTCCCGCTGAAATGCCATAAGTATACCCCTTTTTTTCACGGATATTAGACATCAGCCGACTGCCAAAATATCCTCCGAATAAAGTCATCAATACCCGGAGTTTCAGATAATCAGGATGGTTACGAGTGATGGTTGTATATCCCATCTTTACAGCACTCTGCATGGCATCCTCACGTTCTGTAAAAATTCTCTTTTCGGGAACGGCAGTAAACGGAAAACTTAATTTCAATGCCGGCTGTTGATGTTTACCAAAAGAAGTGCCGAATGTATCCGTCACCCGGCTGATAATATCCTCTGTCACCTTGCCGGACAAGAAAATAGAGCAATTGCCCGAATGGTAATACCGTTCATAAAATTCACGAAGCACTTCCGGAGTGATAGCATGATAATCTTCCTCCACCACTACTTTACCGCATGGATGCTGTTCGCCATAAAGCGACCTCAATAGACTGCGATGTGCAAGAAAATCAACTTTGGAAGTATTGACCAGATATTGTTGGATATTGGTATCAAGGATGGTATGCAATTCTTTCTCCGGGAAAAGCGGTTCTTTAATCATGGATTCTACCACTTCCAATGTTTTCGCCAAATACTTATTCAACGAATAAACAGTGATGTATGCATACTCCGACGAGCTGGACAGTTCGAGCCACGAACCGTAGTAATCCAGTTTCTCGGCAATGGTAGCAGCCGTATATTTTGTCGTACCTTCGCGCAACATCCGGTTTGTAAACAAGGCTTGCAGTTTCTGCGACTGCTGCCAACGAGCTCCAGCGATAAGCACATCCATGCGTATCACTTCCTGTTCACCCGCATTAATAACAGTCAATGGAATACCATTCGGCAATGTCATTCGGACGGGAGGAAGTATACAAAAATTTTTCAGGGTTTGTATTTCTGGTTGTATTTTACGATCCATACGATTAGATTCTATTCTTCAAAAACTCTTCTGCCCGTTCCAAGTCTTGTGGGGTATCAATTCCGATAGTTTCTACTTCACTAATGCCCACCTTTATTTTATATCCGTTCTCCAGCCAACGGAGCTGCTCCAAAGATTCAGCCAGTTCCAGAGAAGACTGCGGAAGCATGGTTATCTCCTTCAGCACATCTGTACGATAAGCATACAGTCCGATATGCTTGTAGTAGGTATGTCCCTTCAGCCAGTCCTGTTTTTCAGCATTACGCTGATAAGGAATAATGGACCGGCTAAAATAAAGCGCGTTCCAGTTCTTATTGACTACCACTTTCGGTGAATTTACATTTTCCAGTACAGCAAACGGTTCATCTACAGTAAAAGGTTTCACCAGCGTGGCAATCTGCGTGGTTACATCTTCGAAACAAGCCTTTACCACATCCAATTGTGAAGGCTGAATAAAAGGTTCATCTCCTTGTATATTGACCACTACATCAAAGTCACCTCCAATCTTTGTACAAGCTTCATAACAGCGATCCGTACCGCTTTTATGATGAACAGAAGTCATCACAACCTTACCTCCGAACGCCTTGACAGCAGCTTCAATACGCTCATCGTCTGTGGCTACATAAGCATCATCCAAAACGCCTGCCACTTGCTCATACACACGTTGTATAACAGTTTTTCCACCCAACATAGCCAACGGTTTTGCAGGAAAACGAGTGGATGCATAGCGGGCAGGTATAATTCCAAGAAATTTCATCTACTTAATAAATAATGAAGAATGGAAGGCAGATAATGACTGTTGTATATATCCCCTTTGCCAATCCTCCGGTTTTACTATTTTGTTATCATATAAAAGCATGTCAATGTCCAGACAAACTTTCTCCTCTTTTTTATCTTCCAGACGACGTCCGGACCTCTGTTCTATATCTTTCAGTATTTTCCTCACTTCCTCTTCATCCTTATCGGAAAAGAACAGAACTACTTGGTTGGAAAACAAGGCCGGATTCTTAAAAAACAAAGGTTCAGTTTCCAATTCAGGCGCAAAACAAATAGAAGAGAACGATTCAGTCAGTTTCTGTCTGGCAAAAGTCAAATTCTCTTTCCTGTTGTAATTACTCCCTATGCAAACAATATACCTATGCATTAAAAAATAAGTATTAGGTATTAAGTATTAAACATTAGATATTAAAGATATTATACCTACAGTTCAGTGCCCCAAACGCTACAGGTTAATACTTAATACTTATTTCAGATTTAGTTAAAAAGATCGTCCAATCCCCCCTCTTCTATCACCTCTCCGTCCGGAGTTTCCGAACCGGCACACGGATCAAACCCTTCAGGGAGTTTAAATTTCTCCTGCTGGTCATATCCCAAAGTCGGGTCATCATACACTTTCTTCATATACAGTGCCCAAATAGGCAAAGCAGCAGCAGCTCCTTGTCCATAGGTCATTCTACCAAAGTGAATGTCACGTTCATCACCTCCTACCCAACAACCGGATACCAGCGAAGGAGTGAATCCCATAAACCAGGCATCAGAGTTATCATTGGTCGTACCTGTTTTCCCACCCATATCGGCGGTAATTCCATAACGACGAACGCGCCCACCTGTTCCTTCATTAATAACAGCGCGCAGCATAACCAGCATTTTATATGCGCTTGAAATACTAATCACTTCCTCCATTTGCGGTGCAAAGGTAGAAAGCACATTACCATCACTATCTTCAATGCGTGTAACAAACAATGGAGCCACACGAATTCCTTTATTGGCAAAAGCTGTATATGCACTTACCATCTCACCAACAGAAATTTCACAAGGTCCTAGACAAAGCGAAACGACCGGGTCAATTGCTTTATTACGAACCCCAAAACTATGGATCAAAGGTACAAGATTATACGGATTCAGTTTGCCTATCAAATAAGCAGAAATCCA
The Bacteroides caecimuris DNA segment above includes these coding regions:
- the kdsB gene encoding 3-deoxy-manno-octulosonate cytidylyltransferase, which translates into the protein MKFLGIIPARYASTRFPAKPLAMLGGKTVIQRVYEQVAGVLDDAYVATDDERIEAAVKAFGGKVVMTSVHHKSGTDRCYEACTKIGGDFDVVVNIQGDEPFIQPSQLDVVKACFEDVTTQIATLVKPFTVDEPFAVLENVNSPKVVVNKNWNALYFSRSIIPYQRNAEKQDWLKGHTYYKHIGLYAYRTDVLKEITMLPQSSLELAESLEQLRWLENGYKIKVGISEVETIGIDTPQDLERAEEFLKNRI
- a CDS encoding M16 family metallopeptidase, with the protein product MDRKIQPEIQTLKNFCILPPVRMTLPNGIPLTVINAGEQEVIRMDVLIAGARWQQSQKLQALFTNRMLREGTTKYTAATIAEKLDYYGSWLELSSSSEYAYITVYSLNKYLAKTLEVVESMIKEPLFPEKELHTILDTNIQQYLVNTSKVDFLAHRSLLRSLYGEQHPCGKVVVEEDYHAITPEVLREFYERYYHSGNCSIFLSGKVTEDIISRVTDTFGTSFGKHQQPALKLSFPFTAVPEKRIFTEREDAMQSAVKMGYTTITRNHPDYLKLRVLMTLFGGYFGSRLMSNIREKKGYTYGISAGIMFYPDSGLLAISTETDNEYVKPLIQEVYHEIDRLHQEPVSMEELMIVRNYMLGEMCRSYESPFSLSDAWIFIATSGLNDDYFSRSLLAVNEVTPAEIQDLAQRYLCKETLKEVIAGKKLS
- a CDS encoding phosphatidylinositol-4-phosphate 5-kinase, whose product is MRKYLYTTLLLALLSQEGVMAQENEGKKGGFFGKIKDTFSTEIKIGNYTFKDGSVYTGEMKSRKPNGKGKTVFKNGDVFEGEYVKGKREGYGIYMFPDGEKYEGQWFQDQQHGKGIYYFMNNNRYDGMWYQDYQHGEGTMYYHNGDLYVGHWVNDKREGEGAYTWANGAKYTGHWKNDKKNGKGTMNWDDSSKYDGDWKDDVRHGKGVFEYTNGDKYDGDWADDIQHGKGTYYFHTGDRYEGSYLLGERTGPGVYYHANGDKYVGNFKNGMQDGKGTFTWANGAVYEGSWKNNKRDGKGVYKWSNGDVYDGDWKDNRPNGQGTLKTVAGMQYKGGFVDGLEEGQGVQIDKDGNRFDGFFKQGKKDGPFVETDKDGKVIKKGTYKFGRLQ
- a CDS encoding 2-amino-4-hydroxy-6-hydroxymethyldihydropteridine diphosphokinase; protein product: MHRYIVCIGSNYNRKENLTFARQKLTESFSSICFAPELETEPLFFKNPALFSNQVVLFFSDKDEEEVRKILKDIEQRSGRRLEDKKEEKVCLDIDMLLYDNKIVKPEDWQRGYIQQSLSAFHSSLFIK